In Nitrosopumilus sp., one DNA window encodes the following:
- the truD gene encoding tRNA pseudouridine(13) synthase TruD: MIPDLDSQIGISVYSTTFAGIGGKIRVSVDDFQVSELISKKVENSIIDQNGYAVYKLKKKNIDTNHALSKIFAKKGIRLKSLGLKDASALTEQFVCSDNKGRAIEIFSTDKYVLEKIGYVKKPLSKKDMIGNHFKIKISECSNSLSSFIEYDKILNFYGYQRFGSKRAVTHLIGKALLKRNFKKAIELILCFTSIYDSKENTEIREKLSDSKNYKKYFDQVPPQMDIERIVLKEMIDHGEPIRAIRKIPVSLRRFYIQAYQSFIFNQSLSYVFLDGENLFEAESGDVCFDFNGIIGKYVKGLDQNLALPFVGYSYYKKTRFDYQISKILQQEEISPKDFFIKEMQEVSSEGGFRQATIHCSDYSANENTVEFSLSRGSFATILLREIMKPQDPISAGF; the protein is encoded by the coding sequence GTGATACCAGACTTAGATTCCCAAATTGGTATTTCAGTTTACAGTACAACCTTTGCTGGAATTGGAGGAAAAATAAGAGTGTCTGTTGATGATTTTCAAGTAAGCGAATTAATTTCTAAAAAAGTCGAAAATTCTATAATTGATCAGAATGGTTATGCCGTTTACAAGTTAAAAAAGAAAAACATTGATACTAATCATGCTCTATCTAAAATTTTTGCCAAAAAAGGAATACGTCTAAAATCTCTTGGATTGAAAGACGCTTCTGCCCTTACTGAACAATTTGTATGCTCTGATAATAAAGGACGGGCAATTGAAATTTTTTCTACTGACAAATATGTTCTTGAAAAGATCGGTTATGTAAAAAAACCATTGTCAAAAAAAGATATGATTGGAAATCATTTTAAAATTAAAATCTCTGAGTGCTCAAACTCATTGTCTTCTTTTATTGAATATGACAAAATTCTAAATTTCTATGGTTATCAGCGTTTTGGCTCAAAAAGAGCTGTGACTCACCTAATTGGAAAGGCACTTTTAAAAAGGAATTTTAAAAAAGCAATTGAATTAATTTTATGTTTTACATCTATTTATGATTCAAAAGAAAATACTGAGATTCGTGAAAAACTATCTGACTCTAAAAATTATAAAAAATATTTTGATCAAGTTCCACCACAAATGGATATTGAAAGAATTGTTCTAAAAGAGATGATTGATCATGGTGAACCAATTCGTGCAATCAGAAAAATCCCTGTATCTTTAAGGCGTTTTTATATTCAAGCTTACCAGTCTTTTATTTTTAATCAGTCTCTAAGTTATGTTTTTTTAGATGGTGAAAATCTCTTTGAAGCAGAATCTGGTGATGTTTGTTTTGATTTTAATGGGATAATTGGAAAATATGTGAAAGGATTGGACCAGAATTTGGCATTACCTTTTGTTGGTTATTCTTATTACAAAAAAACACGTTTTGACTATCAAATATCTAAAATATTGCAACAAGAAGAAATTTCACCCAAAGATTTTTTCATAAAAGAGATGCAAGAAGTAAGTAGTGAAGGTGGTTTTCGGCAAGCTACAATTCATTGTTCTGATTATTCAGCAAATGAAAATACTGTAGAGTTTTCATTGTCAAGAGGTTCCTTTGCAACCATTTTGTTGCGAGAAATTATGAAGCCTCAAGATCCAATCTCTGCTGGTTTTTGA
- a CDS encoding alcohol dehydrogenase catalytic domain-containing protein codes for MEKMRAMVLEKCAAIETNPLKLKHIKKHEIKRPNEILLKIEACGVCHSQLHGIEGDWQDIGIPPSLPTVPGHEIVGKVIQVGDNVTKFRVGDRAGITPLLEACKKCQYCNEGKEYLCESSTITGESFKGGYTEYITVVDDFATKVPENMKPEYAAPLFCAGITAYKAVKAAEPKLHKKIGIFGIGGVGHMAVQFAKVENCDVIAFSRSEKHLKIAKRLGAVDTMMFLKDQKEFLDKLEEKHGLLDAAIVFAPADIVTDTAIKSIKKGGLVVIATVGERPAFMAFEEKTIRGTLIGSTKDMEQVIKICDEKNIEVVYQIFALEDANEALKKLKNSEIEARAVLIP; via the coding sequence ATGGAAAAGATGCGTGCAATGGTACTTGAAAAATGCGCAGCGATTGAGACAAATCCGTTAAAATTAAAACACATTAAAAAGCATGAAATTAAAAGACCTAATGAGATTTTACTAAAAATAGAAGCGTGTGGAGTTTGTCATTCACAACTTCACGGAATAGAAGGAGACTGGCAAGATATTGGAATTCCGCCTTCACTTCCCACAGTTCCAGGTCATGAAATTGTAGGAAAAGTGATTCAAGTCGGAGACAATGTAACAAAATTTAGAGTAGGCGATAGAGCAGGAATCACACCACTCTTAGAAGCATGTAAGAAATGCCAATATTGCAATGAAGGAAAAGAGTATCTTTGCGAGTCATCAACAATCACAGGTGAATCATTCAAAGGAGGGTATACAGAATACATTACAGTGGTAGATGATTTTGCAACCAAAGTTCCAGAAAACATGAAACCAGAATATGCAGCACCGTTATTTTGTGCAGGTATCACGGCATATAAGGCAGTTAAAGCTGCAGAACCAAAATTACATAAAAAAATAGGAATCTTTGGAATTGGAGGAGTAGGTCATATGGCAGTTCAATTTGCAAAAGTTGAGAATTGTGATGTAATTGCATTTTCTAGATCAGAAAAACATCTTAAGATTGCAAAAAGATTAGGTGCAGTGGATACAATGATGTTTTTAAAAGACCAGAAAGAATTTTTAGACAAATTAGAAGAAAAACATGGTTTGTTAGATGCTGCAATAGTATTTGCACCAGCAGATATTGTTACAGACACAGCAATCAAATCAATAAAGAAAGGAGGACTAGTAGTAATTGCAACAGTGGGAGAAAGACCTGCATTTATGGCATTCGAGGAAAAGACAATTAGAGGTACACTGATAGGTTCAACTAAGGATATGGAGCAAGTTATCAAAATATGTGATGAAAAGAATATCGAAGTGGTTTATCAAATATTTGCATTAGAAGATGCAAATGAAGCTCTCAAAAAATTGAAAAATTCAGAGATTGAAGCTAGAGCAGTTTTAATTCCTTAA